The Alkalihalophilus pseudofirmus nucleotide sequence TAAAGACAACAGAACGCAGAATCAATCCACGCTTTGCGGCTTCTGTAACAACCATAGGTGCTAGAGGCTGCGGAAATCTCTCTTCTTTTTCTTTATCTTTCATAAACTCAATCGCACCCATTAAGCCGAGGGCGCGGACATCACCAATACTTTCAAAAGTCTCCTGCAAGTTTATAAATCCATTTAGCAACTCTTCACCCATTTGGCTTGAATTAGCTATCAAATTTTCACGCTCAATGATTTCAAGGTTCCGAAGAGCGACTGCACATGCTACTGGATGCCCGCTGTACGTATATCCGTGAAGAAGGGTGCCAGTTGAGAGCTTTGTAAAGTCTTCATGCATGCGGCTTGAGATCATAACCCCGCCAAGCTGGGCATAACCGCTTGTGACTCCCTTTGCAAAGCACATCATATCAGGGGCTACATCATAATGATCCATTCCAAAATACGTACCTGTGCGCCCGAATCCTGTAATGACTTCATCTGTAATAAATAAAATTCCGTACTCATCACAGATCTCTCTCACCGCTTTAAAGTATTCTTTTGTTGCGATATGAAGACCTCCTGCTCCTTGAACAGGTTCTGAAATAAAGGCAGCAACCGTCTCAGGCCCCTCTGACTCAATCACCTGTCTTAACGCTTCAGGGGACATATGATCGGCATAATGAAAGTCTGGAGCAAGAGAGTTGGTAAAGTCACGAAAAGCTTGAATTCCTGTGGCACTTGTTGCTCCCATAGCCACACCATGATAGGAATGTGTCCGTGAAATGATTTTTTTACGCTTAGGCTCGCCTTTTAATATCCAGTAATGTCTTGCCAGCTTGTATGCCGTATCATTTGATTCTGAGCCCCCAGAGGTAAAAAAGGTTGCAGTTAGATCTCCTGGAGCAATTTCTGCAAGCTTTGCTGAAAGCCTGATAGCTGGTTCGTTACTGAATGTCGCAAAAGAGGAACTAAATGCTAATGTCGACATTTGTTTACTTGCTACCTCACTTATTTCATTGCGGCCATGACCGATATTGACATTCCATAAAGAAGACATTCCATCGATCACTTTTTGGCCTGACATATCTGTTAAATAAATTCCCTCGCCTTTTGTGAATATGAAAGCAGGTCCATGCTCTTGCTGTGCGCCAATCGGTGAAGTAGGGTGTAAATAATGTTTCTTATCCAATTCACGAAGCTCTTCGATTTTACTTGTTTTTTGTGACATTCCGCACACTCCCCTTTATCTACGTTTCTTCTTATACCTAGATATATTGCAAAGTTTGTGCCAATTTTAATTGCTTGGTAAAGCAATCGTTTATACCAGATTGATCTAATTTTAGATCGATAAAGATAGAAATCGATTAAAATATTAATCGAACAAGTGGATTTGATTTATTATTAAATTAGTCAAACAAAAAAAGACAAGCTTTCGACTCGTCTCCTACCTCTTGTCATTTAAATCAATTTCTTTAATCACACGTGCAGGGTTGCCGCCTACAATTACATTCGTTGGCACGTCTTTTGTGACAACTGCGCCTGCTGCAATCACCGCATTATCACCAATTTTAATTCCGGGATTGATGATCGCACCGCCGCCAATCCATACGTTATCTCCAATTGTGACAGGCTTACCGTACTCTGGACCTTTGATTCGTTCAAATGGATTGATCGGATGAGTGGCTGTGTAAATATGTACTCCTGGTGCAAGCATGCAGTTGTTGCCGAAACGAACTTCACATACATCCAAGATGACGCAGTCGAAATTGGCGAAAAATTGGTTGCCGACGTGAATATTATAGCCGTAATCACATCTGAAGTTAGGCTCCATATATACTTCTTCGCCAGTCGAGCCAAATAAATTTTTGATGGCTTGGATGCGCTCGGCATATTCTGACTCAGTCGTTTCATTAAACATTCGAGTTAAAAATCTTGCCTGTTCACGGTCTCGCATGAGTTCAGCGTCCCAAGGTTCATAAAGTTCACCGTCTATCATCTTTTGTTTCTCCGTCTTCATCCTATACCCCTCCATTATTCCTCTACTGTTATAATCGTACTGATTCCTTCACTCACATTCACTTCATTTCCTTCTATACTATAATGAAATGAAGGCACCGCAATCAACTCATACACTCCAGGCGGCAAAATTAGATCTTTCTCAGCAAAGAAACCCTCCCAAAATTCGTTTTCTTGGGAGTCTGCATCCCATGCCCCTGTTTTAATAAAATTCTCTCTGTGCGGTACGTCTTTTGTTAAGGTGGTATAGAGTAGTGGCAACACCATTGCCCCCTCAAGCTCAAAATCACCATCCAACTGCTTAATATGGTTGTAATAAATGCTCCCGCCATGCCCTATTTTTAGTTCTTCATTTTCACCCATATACGTGCTTTCAGTCCAAGCTTCAATTACTTCCCCGTCCTGATATACTTCTTTATCTGTGTAGATGGTATAAACCATTTCCCCTGTTTGTTTTTCTGACCGTTCATAAGTACGCCCTTCTTGTACCCCCTCTACATCAACTTGATTAGTACCACACGCAGTAAGCAAAGTGACAGCCATAACAATGATTAAACGTTTCATCTCATACACACCTTTTCATTCATCTGACTATTTATAGTGAAACGAAAGAAATGAATAGAAGGTTTCAACCGGATCTCATTGAATAAATGATGGTCCCCTGCAGTGTGCAAAAGATACACTCAAAGTATAAAAAATAACCTATTGTGAAATGGTAAAACAATGGTTTGTTCTCCTATTCATTGGAAGAACCATGTGTTTCCATATATGTATGCTGTTTTATTCACATAAGATGAGTCCAATTTTGCACACGCGCATGTTCATGATTCGGACTTCCAAAAAGATTTGATTCGTTTAAGATAAAGGTAAGCAAGACATCAGTTACCTACTCTTTAAAGCTAGCTAGCAAAATTAGAAAAGGTGATGTTTCATGGCACTAGATCAACGAAGTACTCAATTGCTTCAACTGTTATTAAAAAAAGAAGCTCCTGTTTCGATTCTTGAACTTAGTAAAAGTTTAAGGGTCTCAAGAAGAACTATTTATTACAATCTTGAGAAAGTAAATGATTGGCTTAAGGACAATAAACTTGATCAAGTTCAACAAGTGAAATCAGTAGGGATATTTATTACTACCTCTACGAAGAAAAAGATTCCAGAGCTTTTGAAGCTAAATAGCGATATTCAGTATGAGTATACAGCTCATGAGCGGCAAAAATTGATTTTAATCTTACTTTTTACCAGCCATGAACCTATTTATGTGAAAGACCTGATAACGGTTACTAAAGCTAGCAGGAATTCTTGCTTAAATGATTTGAAAGCGATTAAACAGCATTCTAAGCAATATCGTCTTGAGATCAATTATGAACGAAGCAAAGGTTACTACATCCATGGGCCGGAATTTGAACTTCGAAAATGGTTTGTTAATGCTTTTACCTTTCAAAAAGACAATGACTTTTCAATAGAATTAATGTCTCTTTGGAAGGAAGCAAATCCGAGTTTATTAGAAACAGTTGAACATAATGTTCAGTTGCTGCAGGTACTTCAAAACGATTTAGATGTGCAGTTAAATCCAGAATCTATTGAAGAGCTAACATGGTATATAGCATTTTTCTTAGAGAGAATGAAGCTAGGGGAATATGTCTTTTTAACAAAAGATGAAAAACAGGCTTTAGAGAATAATCGTGCTTACAAAGGAGCAGAACTTCTTAGTCAAGAACTATTCAACTCGAACCAATTATCGGTCCCTGAGGATGAAATTTATTATTTGACCATCTTCTTGTTGAGTTTACGCTCACTCTCTGACAGTCCAATGAGTACTGTAAATGGGCTTGAAGATGTCGTAAGAAAAATGGTGATTGATTTTCAAAGGTATGCATGTATTGAGTTTGAGCACTTCAGAGCGGTTGAAGAGAATCTTTTAATTCATATCAGGCCAGCCTTCTATCGGTTAAAATATGGGATTTCGGCTAAGAACCCTCTAACGAAATCGATAAAAGAGAAATATGGAGATGTCTTTGAACTGACAAAAAAAGTCCTTCCTCATTTAGAACGCTTTGTAGGCGCTGCCATTAATGATGATGAAGCAGCTTACATCACGATGCATTTTGGGGGATGGATGAGAAGAGAAGGAAGTCAGCCAGCTGCACGGAAACATGCGTTGATTGTATGTTCAAGCGGTATTGGAACTTCTCAGATTTTGAAAAGTCAGTTAGAAACCTTATTTTCAACACTTGATTTTGAGGTAGTGACCTCAATAGAAGAATCCAAAACGAAAGCCGACCTGATTTTTACGACAGTTTTACTGCAGAAGCAAACGCTGCCTACATTTCATGTAAATGCGATTCTTAATGATGTGGAAAAAGAGAGACTTCTAACAAATGTAAATCGATTGTTACACCAAAGAGAGTCTTCTTCTAGAACCGGACAATTAAACGAGATTCTACAAGCTATTGAAAAGCATGCTGATATTCACAATGAGAAGCAATTATTAGAAGAGATTGAACACATTCTCTCTAATAAGCAATTAAAAATAAAGGAGCTTTATAAACCGATGCTAAACGAAATTATAGACAAGTCGTCGATTCAGATTGTAGATAACGTTAGCAGCTGGCAAGAGGCTGTGGAAATGGCTTCTGCCCCGTTGCTAGATAACAATTCAATCAGTCAAAGTTATGTTGATGCAATGATTTCAAACATTGATGAACTAGGACCATATGTCATCATTGCACCGCAAGTAGCAATCCCGCATGCTAGACCGGAAAAAGGAGTGAATAGGTTAAGCATGAGCCTTCTTAAACTGAATGAGCCTATTGCTTTCTCAGAAGAAGAAAGGCACCAAGCGTCACTTCTCTTCGTCTTAGCTGCAACAGATAACGAAACCCATTTAAAAGCATTATCTCAATTAACAACGATGTTATCTGAAGAAGAAAATATTGAGAAGCTGCGTCAAAGTGAAGATGTTACTGATATTCAAGTTTTAATTGATAAATATTCAAATTAATTAATTATTGGAGGAATGTAAAATGAAAATTTTAGTTGTATGTGGAAATGGATTAGGAAGCAGCTTTATCGTGGAAATGAACGTAAAGAAAGCACTAGGCGAGTTAGGAATTGATGCAGAAGTTTCACACACAGACTTAGCTACTTCAAAAACAGAAGATGCAGATTACTACATTGGATCTCAAGATATTATCTCAAACCTAGATGATGGCAACCGTCACATTATTCCACTTGTTAACTTGTTAAATCAGCAAGAATTGAAGGAAGCTTTACAAAAACATATTGTTACGGAGGGATAATTATGGCTGAATTAATCATGAATGACATCCTGGGAACTCCCGCCATTCTAGTAGGGTTATTTGCCCTGCTAGGCCTTCTGCTCCAAAAAAAGAGCTCAGCTGATACCGTTTCAGGTACATTAAAAACAATTATGGGATTCGTTATTATTGGAGTAGGTGCAGGAGTCCTTATTTCCTCTCTTGACTTCTTTTCACAAATGTTTGAAAGGGCTTTTAATATTCGAGGAGTTATTCCGAATAATGAAGCCGTAGTAGCAGTTGCTCAGCAAGCATTTGGTACAGAAACAGCAATGATAATGTTATTTGGTATGGTGGCTAATATCGTAATTGCACGTCTTACGCCTTTTAAATATATCTTCCTTACAGGTCATCACACACTCTTTATGGCTTGTATGATTGCTGTTATTTTAAGTACAGGCGGCATGAGCGGAGTACCATTAGTTATCACTGGATCGATTATTTTAGGTTCATTAATGGTCTTCTTCCCGGCAATCTTGCAGCCATATATGCGACAAATTACTGGGAATGATGATATTGCCCTTGGTCACTTCGGCTCTGTCGGATACTTTGTCTCAGGTACGATCGGAAAGTATTTCGGAAATAAAGAAAAAACAACTGAAGATATTAAAGTACCAAAATCTCTTGGGTTCTTGCGTGATACATCTGTAGCGGTTTCACTAACAATGGCGATCTTATTCATTGTCGTAGCATTATTCGCAGGTTCTACTTACATTGAGACGGAGCTAAGTGAAGGAATGAACTTCATTATCTTCTCTATCATGCAAGGTATAACCTTTGCAGCTGGTGTGTATGTGGTTCTTGCTGGGGTACGTATGTTACTCGCTGAAATCGTTCCTGCATTTAAAGGGATTGCTGATAAAATTGTTCCAAATGCAAAACCTGCTTTAGATGCACCTGTAGTATTCCCGTTTGCACCTAATGCAGTAATTATCGGTTTCCTCTTTAGTTTTCTTGCAGGACTCGGAAGTATGTTCATCTTACCAGTATTCGGTCTTGCTTTAATCGTGCCTGGCTTAGTCCCTCACTTTTTTACGGGAGCCGCTGCCGGAGTATTCGGTAATGCAATGGGCGGCCGTCGCGGTGCGATCTTAGGAGCGGTCACAAACGGTATTCTAATTAGTTTCTTACCTGCCCTCTTACTGCCAGTCCTTGGTTCGATAGGATTTGAAGGAACAACATTCGGTGATTCTGATTTCGGAGTTGTAGGAATTCTACTAGGTTGGTTAATGAGTTTGTTTAATTAATATTTAATAACAGTAAAAAAATCGGGCTGTCCCAATAGGTCATTAAAGACCTTAGGGGCAGCCCTATTGTGGTTAAAAAGCTGCTAGCTTACTTGCAGCTAAATGCAATGGATTTTGGACTTTGCCGTACTCTGAAGCGTGGGGACGATCGTCATCATCCTCATATCCATAATCAATCATACGGTTGCGGTTTAAGCATAATTTTGTAAATTGCGGTCTAAGCATATCAAACAGTGTAAAGCGCTCTTTTAATTCTGGAAAACGATTCTGATAGTCAATGATCGTGTTTCTGAGCGAAAGCCAGAATTGCTCTTCATCCATGTACTCATACGTATCTAATATATCAGCGAGATACCTGAAGTGGCAGACGAACAGCCCGGT carries:
- a CDS encoding aminotransferase family protein translates to MSQKTSKIEELRELDKKHYLHPTSPIGAQQEHGPAFIFTKGEGIYLTDMSGQKVIDGMSSLWNVNIGHGRNEISEVASKQMSTLAFSSSFATFSNEPAIRLSAKLAEIAPGDLTATFFTSGGSESNDTAYKLARHYWILKGEPKRKKIISRTHSYHGVAMGATSATGIQAFRDFTNSLAPDFHYADHMSPEALRQVIESEGPETVAAFISEPVQGAGGLHIATKEYFKAVREICDEYGILFITDEVITGFGRTGTYFGMDHYDVAPDMMCFAKGVTSGYAQLGGVMISSRMHEDFTKLSTGTLLHGYTYSGHPVACAVALRNLEIIERENLIANSSQMGEELLNGFINLQETFESIGDVRALGLMGAIEFMKDKEKEERFPQPLAPMVVTEAAKRGLILRSVVFNGQDTLVFSPPLIITKEQINDMMNILHEAIKAVETTIKL
- a CDS encoding sugar O-acetyltransferase, translating into MKTEKQKMIDGELYEPWDAELMRDREQARFLTRMFNETTESEYAERIQAIKNLFGSTGEEVYMEPNFRCDYGYNIHVGNQFFANFDCVILDVCEVRFGNNCMLAPGVHIYTATHPINPFERIKGPEYGKPVTIGDNVWIGGGAIINPGIKIGDNAVIAAGAVVTKDVPTNVIVGGNPARVIKEIDLNDKR
- a CDS encoding BglG family transcription antiterminator, whose translation is MALDQRSTQLLQLLLKKEAPVSILELSKSLRVSRRTIYYNLEKVNDWLKDNKLDQVQQVKSVGIFITTSTKKKIPELLKLNSDIQYEYTAHERQKLILILLFTSHEPIYVKDLITVTKASRNSCLNDLKAIKQHSKQYRLEINYERSKGYYIHGPEFELRKWFVNAFTFQKDNDFSIELMSLWKEANPSLLETVEHNVQLLQVLQNDLDVQLNPESIEELTWYIAFFLERMKLGEYVFLTKDEKQALENNRAYKGAELLSQELFNSNQLSVPEDEIYYLTIFLLSLRSLSDSPMSTVNGLEDVVRKMVIDFQRYACIEFEHFRAVEENLLIHIRPAFYRLKYGISAKNPLTKSIKEKYGDVFELTKKVLPHLERFVGAAINDDEAAYITMHFGGWMRREGSQPAARKHALIVCSSGIGTSQILKSQLETLFSTLDFEVVTSIEESKTKADLIFTTVLLQKQTLPTFHVNAILNDVEKERLLTNVNRLLHQRESSSRTGQLNEILQAIEKHADIHNEKQLLEEIEHILSNKQLKIKELYKPMLNEIIDKSSIQIVDNVSSWQEAVEMASAPLLDNNSISQSYVDAMISNIDELGPYVIIAPQVAIPHARPEKGVNRLSMSLLKLNEPIAFSEEERHQASLLFVLAATDNETHLKALSQLTTMLSEEENIEKLRQSEDVTDIQVLIDKYSN
- a CDS encoding PTS sugar transporter subunit IIB, with the protein product MKILVVCGNGLGSSFIVEMNVKKALGELGIDAEVSHTDLATSKTEDADYYIGSQDIISNLDDGNRHIIPLVNLLNQQELKEALQKHIVTEG
- a CDS encoding PTS ascorbate transporter subunit IIC, whose translation is MAELIMNDILGTPAILVGLFALLGLLLQKKSSADTVSGTLKTIMGFVIIGVGAGVLISSLDFFSQMFERAFNIRGVIPNNEAVVAVAQQAFGTETAMIMLFGMVANIVIARLTPFKYIFLTGHHTLFMACMIAVILSTGGMSGVPLVITGSIILGSLMVFFPAILQPYMRQITGNDDIALGHFGSVGYFVSGTIGKYFGNKEKTTEDIKVPKSLGFLRDTSVAVSLTMAILFIVVALFAGSTYIETELSEGMNFIIFSIMQGITFAAGVYVVLAGVRMLLAEIVPAFKGIADKIVPNAKPALDAPVVFPFAPNAVIIGFLFSFLAGLGSMFILPVFGLALIVPGLVPHFFTGAAAGVFGNAMGGRRGAILGAVTNGILISFLPALLLPVLGSIGFEGTTFGDSDFGVVGILLGWLMSLFN